A window of the Lolium perenne isolate Kyuss_39 chromosome 7, Kyuss_2.0, whole genome shotgun sequence genome harbors these coding sequences:
- the LOC127312935 gene encoding benzyl alcohol O-benzoyltransferase yields the protein MASPILPAFTVRRGEPVLVSPAAPTPTETKALSDLDDAEGMRFYSSGIHLYRADPSKQGVDPAAVIREALARALVPYYPLAGRIREEAGRKLVVDCEAQGVMFVDADADLTAADFGDVQSPPFPCFEQFILEATTVAGVEPVIDRPLLYIQVTRLKCGGFIFGQRFCHCVVDAPGGMEFEKVICELARGEPGPSVPPAWGREMFMARQPPQPSYPHAEYSEPAGGADRMLSTPASDMARVPFFFGPREIAGLRQRAPPHMGRSSRFELVAACIWLGRTAALGYGADEEVRLSFIVNARGRPDVPLPEGFYGNAFAYSVAATTAGELCAGGLGYALELVKKAKSAVTYDYLLSVADLMVLRGRPLFALARTYIVSDVSHAGFKSVDFGWGEPVYGGPAKGGEGPLPGVTNYFSRSKNGKGEEGTVVPICLPKDAMDKFQLEVQGLTAEIL from the exons ATGGCGTCGCCAATCCTCCCGGCATTCACGGTGCGGCGGGGCGAGCCGGTGCTGGTGTCGCCAGCGGCGCCGACGCCGACGGAGACGAAGGCGCTGTCGGACCTCGACGACGCCGAGGGCATGCGCTTCTACAGCTCGGGCATCCACCTGTACCGCGCCGACCCGTCCAAGCAGGGCGTCGACCCGGCCGCCGTCATCCGGGAGGCGCTGGCCAGGGCGCTCGTCCCCTACTACCCGCTCGCCGGCCGCATCCGCGAGGAGGCCGGCAGGAAGCTCGTGGTGGACTGCGAGGCGCAGGGCGTTATGTTCGTCGACGCCGACGCCGACCTCACCGCCGCCGACTTCGGGGACGTGCAGAGCCCGCCTTTCCCCTGCTTCGAGCAGTTCATACTGGAGGCCACCACCGTCGCCGGGGTTGAGCCAGTCATCGACCGCCCCTTGCTCTACATTCAG GTGACGAGGCTCAAGTGCGGGGGCTTCATCTTCGGGCAGCGCTTCTGCCACTGCGTGGTGGACGCGCCGGGCGGCATGGAGTTCGAGAAGGTCATCTGCGAGCTGGCGCGCGGCGAGCCCGGGCCGTCGGTGCCGCCGGCGTGGGGCAGGGAGATGTTCATGGCGCGGCAACCCCCACAGCCATCATACCCGCACGCCGAGTACAGCGAGCCGGCGGGCGGCGCGGACAGGATGCTGTCGACGCCGGCCAGCGACATGGCGCGCGTCCCGTTCTTCTTCGGGCCACGCGAGATCGCGGGGCTGCGGCAGCGCGCGCCGCCGCACATGGGCCGGAGCTCCCGGTTCGAGCTGGTGGCGGCCTGCATCTGGTTGGGCCGCACGGCGGCGCTCGGGTACGGCGCCGACGAGGAGGTGCGGCTGTCCTTCATCGTCAATGCGCGGGGCCGCCCCGACGTGCCGCTCCCCGAGGGCTTCTACGGGAACGCGTTCGCCTACTCCGTGGCGGCGACCACGGCCGGGGAGCTGTGCGCGGGCGGGCTCGGGTACGCGCTGGAGCTGGTGAAGAAGGCCAAGTCCGCCGTGACGTACGACTACCTGCTGTCGGTGGCGGACCTGATGGTGCTCCGTGGCCGGCCCCTGTTCGCGCTCGCCCGGACGTACATCGTCTCCGACGTGAGCCACGCCGGCTTCAAGAGCGTGGACTTCGGGTGGGGCGAGCCCGTGTACGGCGGGCCGGCCAAGGGCGGCGAGGGGCCGTTGCCCGGCGTGACCAACTACTTCTCCAGGTCCAAGAACGGCAAGGGGGAGGAGGGCACGGTGGTGCCCATCTGCCTGCCCAAGGACGCCATGGACAAGTTCCAGCTCGAGGTCCAAGGCCTCACCGCAGAGATCCTCTAG